The Nocardioides humi genome includes a region encoding these proteins:
- a CDS encoding thiolase domain-containing protein: protein MRDVAVVGFAQRQMQDYDGSPTCAELLVPIFAECYEQTGWTKRDIGFWCSGSSDYLAGRSFSFVSAIDAIGVLPPVNESHVEMDAAWALYEAWLKIQTGEVDTALVFGFGKASAGVLRRTLSLQLDPYTLTPLWPDTVSIAALQARLGIDAGLWDEAAMAEVVNRSLTDAEKNEYAVRAGGSSVEDLLARPMFADPLRKHDAAPVTDGAAAIVLAAGDKAREVRERPAWITGLAHYTDGLQLGTRDLTRSESASRAATAVGGLDGVEIAELHAPFSHQELILRRELGLADDVRLNPSGGALAGNPMFTGGAIRIGEAARRVWDGTAEKALATATSGPALQQNLVCVMEGAL, encoded by the coding sequence ATGCGTGACGTCGCCGTCGTCGGGTTCGCCCAGCGACAGATGCAGGACTACGACGGGTCGCCGACCTGTGCCGAGCTGCTCGTGCCGATCTTCGCCGAGTGCTACGAGCAGACGGGCTGGACGAAGAGGGACATCGGCTTCTGGTGCTCCGGCTCCTCGGACTACCTCGCCGGCCGGTCGTTCTCCTTCGTGAGCGCCATCGACGCGATCGGCGTGCTGCCGCCCGTGAACGAGTCGCACGTCGAGATGGACGCCGCCTGGGCGCTCTACGAGGCGTGGCTGAAGATCCAGACCGGCGAGGTCGACACCGCCCTGGTGTTCGGCTTCGGCAAGGCCTCGGCCGGCGTGCTGCGTCGTACCCTCAGCCTCCAGCTCGACCCGTACACCCTCACCCCGCTGTGGCCGGACACGGTCTCGATCGCCGCGCTCCAGGCGCGGCTCGGCATCGACGCCGGCCTGTGGGACGAGGCCGCGATGGCCGAGGTCGTCAACCGGTCGCTGACCGACGCCGAGAAGAACGAGTACGCCGTGCGGGCCGGCGGGTCGTCCGTCGAGGACCTCCTCGCCCGGCCGATGTTCGCCGACCCGCTGCGCAAGCACGACGCCGCGCCGGTCACCGACGGCGCCGCCGCGATCGTGCTCGCCGCGGGCGACAAGGCGCGCGAGGTCCGCGAGCGGCCGGCCTGGATCACCGGCCTGGCGCACTACACCGACGGACTCCAGCTCGGCACCCGCGACCTGACCCGCTCGGAGTCGGCGTCCCGCGCCGCGACCGCGGTGGGCGGGCTCGACGGGGTCGAGATCGCCGAGCTGCACGCGCCGTTCAGCCACCAGGAGCTCATCCTGCGCCGCGAGCTGGGCCTGGCCGACGACGTGCGCCTGAACCCGAGCGGCGGCGCGCTCGCCGGCAATCCGATGTTCACCGGCGGCGCGATCCGGATCGGCGAGGCCGCCCGCCGGGTCTGGGACGGCACCGCCGAGAAGGCGCTGGCGACCGCCACCAGCGGCCCGGCCCTGCAGCAGAACCTCGTCTGCGTGATGGAAGGAGCACTCTGA
- the fadD8 gene encoding fatty-acid--CoA ligase FadD8, with protein MTDTLRTPAHNGHLMVAALKRHAHRPIVHLGDVTLTGKETADRISQYIQAFESLGAGRGTPGALLALNRPEVLFILGAGQTQGFQRTSLHPLGSADDHAYVINDAGITTLVIDPYFAGRAVELLGKCPGLKQVLTIGPVPPELAEVGTDLTEVAATFAPQPLQAALLEPDHITSITYTGGTTGKPKGVVGTVRAFSTMAQIQMAEWEWPEEPRFLMCTPLSHAGAAFFVPVVLRGGTLFVSARFDPAEVLKTIEERRINSLMLVPTMLYALMDHPDSHTRDLSSLETVYYGASAINPVRLKEAIERFGPVFAQYYGQSEAPMVISYFPKGDHVDADGRPVESRLTSCGRPSAYLRTALLGEDGNPVPQGEPGEICVAGPLLSAGYWQLPEATAETFRDGWMHTGDVAREDEDGLWYIVDRTKDMIVTGGFNVFPREVEDVVAEHPAVAQVGVIGTPHEKFGEAVTAVVVLREGHELTDAVVAEIKDAVKERKGSVQAPKDVIAVDALPLTALGKPDKKALRARFWTGERSVG; from the coding sequence GTGACCGACACGCTCCGCACCCCCGCCCACAACGGCCACCTCATGGTCGCCGCCCTCAAGCGCCACGCGCACCGCCCGATCGTGCACCTGGGCGACGTGACGCTGACCGGCAAGGAGACGGCGGACCGGATCTCGCAGTACATCCAGGCGTTCGAGTCCCTCGGCGCCGGACGCGGTACGCCGGGCGCGCTGCTCGCGCTGAACCGGCCCGAGGTGCTCTTCATCCTCGGCGCGGGGCAGACCCAGGGCTTCCAGCGCACGTCGCTGCACCCGCTCGGGTCGGCCGACGACCACGCCTACGTCATCAACGACGCCGGGATCACCACGCTCGTGATCGACCCCTACTTCGCCGGGCGCGCGGTCGAGCTGCTCGGCAAGTGCCCGGGCCTCAAGCAGGTGCTGACCATCGGTCCGGTGCCGCCGGAGCTCGCCGAGGTCGGCACCGACCTCACCGAGGTCGCCGCGACCTTCGCGCCGCAGCCGCTGCAGGCCGCACTGCTCGAGCCCGACCACATCACCTCGATCACCTACACCGGCGGCACGACCGGCAAGCCCAAGGGCGTGGTCGGCACGGTCCGGGCGTTCTCGACGATGGCCCAGATCCAGATGGCCGAGTGGGAGTGGCCCGAGGAGCCCCGGTTCCTCATGTGCACCCCGCTCTCGCACGCCGGCGCGGCCTTCTTCGTCCCGGTCGTCCTCCGGGGCGGCACGCTGTTCGTCTCAGCGCGCTTCGACCCCGCGGAGGTCCTCAAGACCATCGAGGAGAGGCGGATCAACTCGCTGATGCTCGTGCCGACCATGCTCTACGCGCTGATGGACCACCCGGACTCGCACACCCGCGACCTGTCCTCCCTCGAGACCGTCTACTACGGCGCGTCGGCGATCAACCCGGTCCGGCTGAAGGAGGCGATCGAGCGGTTCGGGCCGGTCTTCGCCCAGTACTACGGGCAGTCCGAGGCGCCGATGGTGATCAGCTACTTCCCGAAGGGCGACCACGTCGACGCCGACGGGAGGCCGGTGGAGAGCCGGCTGACGTCGTGCGGCCGGCCCTCGGCGTACCTCCGCACGGCGCTGCTCGGCGAGGACGGCAACCCGGTCCCGCAGGGCGAGCCCGGCGAGATCTGCGTCGCCGGGCCGCTGCTCTCGGCCGGCTACTGGCAGCTGCCGGAGGCCACCGCGGAGACCTTCCGCGACGGCTGGATGCACACCGGCGACGTGGCGCGCGAGGACGAGGACGGCCTGTGGTACATCGTCGACCGCACCAAGGACATGATCGTCACCGGCGGGTTCAACGTGTTCCCGCGCGAGGTCGAGGACGTCGTCGCCGAGCACCCCGCCGTCGCCCAGGTGGGCGTCATCGGCACCCCGCACGAGAAGTTCGGCGAGGCCGTGACCGCGGTCGTCGTCCTGCGCGAGGGGCACGAGCTCACCGACGCCGTCGTCGCGGAGATCAAGGACGCGGTCAAGGAGCGCAAGGGCTCGGTGCAGGCGCCCAAGGACGTGATCGCGGTCGACGCGCTGCCGCTCACCGCGCTCGGCAAGCCGGACAAGAAGGCGCTGAGGGCGCGGTTCTGGACGGGGGAGCGCAGCGTGGGCTGA
- a CDS encoding serine/threonine-protein kinase — protein MSDLGPGSVVGDYRLGERIGMGGMGVVHGGVDLRLDRRVAIKILSGRLAGDPAQLARFDREARALSTLDSPYVVRIFDHGVAGGAPYIVTQYVGGGDLGRLLSVRGPMPVAAAARVCGQVARALAAAHAAGIVHRDVKPGNVLIADPEAPRPHALLADFGVAHTRDARLTVAGAVVGTADYLAPELADGAEPSTASDVYALGCLLWACLSGGAPPYGGSEIEVALAHRSAPVPQLPGRGAGVRQVNTVLRQTLAKHPADRTTRADRVAELLREIAEGADGADGAGGAPGRRTVPRVAVGIAAAVVAVVAVAALGTGVHLLRDRGPTPGESTRPAPDVSSGAPAAEGPELTVTAPAAGATRADLTWRTGVTGFSGPATATSDLAEGALPLLADLDGTGAAQRVDLRLRADGRGRSVPVVTRHDDGRVFEGTALPARRLAVAVADVDGDGDDDLALVGARAPLRVWVMPAEEGGYGPPALWLEADRPRSVVAVEAGDLDGDGDDDLVVRAAGRPDQDAGSLELLRAEAGGRFAATPPALLQAGPLDDVTMRVADVDGDGRAEAVLYVAPYRDRDVRVDVLTYADDGWSPPVRWLAYEGADIWLIEDWRALLTVVDVDADGRDDLVRISGPDPDNGWLLDVLRSSGQAFERPPTATTWACGEQCSLAPVVVWARAGLAAVARY, from the coding sequence GTGAGCGATCTCGGACCGGGCTCCGTCGTCGGCGACTACCGGCTGGGCGAGCGGATCGGCATGGGCGGCATGGGCGTCGTCCACGGGGGCGTCGACCTGCGCCTGGACCGCCGCGTGGCGATCAAGATCCTGTCCGGCCGGCTGGCCGGCGACCCCGCCCAGCTGGCCCGCTTCGATCGCGAGGCACGGGCGCTGAGCACCCTCGACTCGCCGTACGTCGTGCGGATCTTCGACCACGGAGTGGCCGGCGGGGCGCCGTACATCGTGACGCAGTACGTCGGCGGCGGCGACCTCGGACGCCTGCTCTCCGTCCGCGGCCCGATGCCGGTGGCCGCGGCCGCGCGGGTCTGCGGACAGGTCGCCCGGGCGCTCGCCGCCGCCCACGCGGCGGGCATCGTGCACCGCGACGTCAAGCCGGGCAACGTGCTGATCGCCGATCCCGAGGCGCCGCGCCCGCATGCGCTGCTCGCCGACTTCGGCGTCGCGCACACCCGGGACGCCCGGCTGACGGTCGCGGGCGCCGTCGTCGGCACGGCGGACTACCTCGCGCCCGAGCTCGCCGACGGGGCGGAGCCGTCGACGGCCAGCGACGTGTACGCCCTCGGGTGCCTGCTCTGGGCCTGCCTCTCCGGCGGCGCCCCGCCGTACGGCGGCAGCGAGATCGAGGTCGCGCTGGCCCACCGGTCGGCGCCGGTGCCGCAGCTGCCCGGCCGCGGCGCCGGCGTACGCCAGGTCAACACGGTGCTGCGGCAGACGCTGGCCAAGCATCCCGCCGACCGCACCACCCGTGCCGACCGGGTGGCCGAGCTGCTCCGGGAGATCGCCGAGGGAGCCGACGGAGCCGACGGAGCCGGTGGCGCTCCGGGCCGTCGGACCGTGCCGCGGGTGGCGGTGGGCATCGCCGCGGCGGTGGTCGCGGTGGTCGCGGTGGCCGCGCTGGGGACGGGCGTGCACCTGCTGCGGGACCGCGGCCCCACTCCCGGGGAGTCGACCCGGCCCGCGCCGGACGTCTCGTCCGGCGCCCCGGCGGCAGAGGGGCCGGAGCTGACGGTCACCGCGCCGGCCGCGGGGGCGACGCGCGCGGACCTCACCTGGCGCACCGGCGTGACCGGGTTCAGCGGACCGGCGACCGCGACGTCCGACCTGGCCGAGGGCGCACTGCCGCTGCTGGCCGACCTCGACGGGACGGGAGCGGCGCAGCGCGTCGACCTGCGGCTGCGGGCCGACGGTCGCGGCCGCTCGGTGCCGGTGGTGACCCGTCACGACGACGGCCGGGTGTTCGAGGGGACCGCGCTGCCGGCGAGGCGGCTCGCGGTCGCCGTGGCGGACGTCGACGGGGACGGCGACGACGACCTGGCCCTGGTCGGCGCGAGGGCGCCGCTGCGCGTGTGGGTGATGCCGGCCGAGGAGGGCGGGTACGGGCCGCCCGCGCTCTGGCTCGAGGCGGACCGCCCCCGATCCGTGGTCGCGGTCGAGGCGGGCGACCTCGACGGCGACGGCGACGACGATCTCGTCGTGCGCGCCGCGGGCCGGCCGGACCAGGACGCGGGATCGCTGGAGCTCCTGCGCGCGGAGGCCGGCGGACGGTTCGCGGCGACGCCGCCCGCGCTGCTCCAGGCCGGGCCGCTGGACGACGTGACCATGCGGGTCGCGGACGTCGACGGCGACGGCCGGGCCGAGGCGGTGCTGTACGTCGCTCCGTACCGCGACCGCGACGTCCGGGTCGACGTGCTGACGTACGCCGACGACGGCTGGTCGCCGCCGGTGCGCTGGCTCGCCTACGAAGGGGCCGACATCTGGCTGATCGAGGACTGGCGCGCCCTGCTGACGGTGGTCGACGTCGACGCCGACGGGCGCGACGACCTGGTGCGGATCAGCGGACCCGACCCCGACAACGGGTGGCTCCTGGACGTGCTCCGCTCCAGCGGCCAGGCGTTCGAGCGCCCACCGACGGCCACGACGTGGGCCTGCGGCGAGCAGTGCTCGCTGGCGCCGGTCGTGGTCTGGGCGCGGGCCGGCCTGGCGGCGGTGGCGCGCTACTAG
- a CDS encoding serine/threonine-protein kinase: MTRVPRPGDVIGRYRLVRELGRGGMGVVYAATDTRLDRPAALKVMLGHIAGEEAFLARFAREAATLARIESAHVIEIYDYGECDGLPYIATQYVDGGDLGSALAARGPLPPRPALEVCAQVAEGLAATHAAGVVHRDVKPGNILLRDPGAADLHVHLCDFGIAQTAAAKLTATGVVAGTWAYLAPERVQGAAGTPASDAYAVGCVLWECLTGATPYVGTALQMAYAHVSAPVPQLAGTGALAEALNRVLGRALAKDPGERYDDLRAMAGELRAALSLTALPGFEPRATVQPVPPALPRMRRRRGRVLAAVGAGVVVALVAGGAVWAVRGGDERPSGGAEERGRAGEVVTGDLDGDGLGDLAASTVTVDDREERVQWRSRGTAFGTGERTAAEGYLDAVAGDFDGDGRLDTALVSSSVEYEPAYALIDFGDGRDEKVAMELPQAPHDRGAQPTLVGDFDGDGRDDLAFAIQPEDADEAPPLDLETGRTATQTCTLWVVRDVAGKPPPAESWHEGVPCFVPEMAVGDLQGDGRADLVVLIDPDTSWEGSVSERPRLLPLLSDGSSLAAGALVDLAGQPYGRVRLTAGDLDGDGDDEVVAAVEAPDDDEQVGVAVEVRVHGADESGALGDGQVWLSTRRYEWGLDPALLSVSDVDGDGRDDVLFALVIDDALSYPEDGPRPGEDVPVDVLLSDGAALAEPAQWAVCAGCAGYFSLYGPVAVTRSGQ, encoded by the coding sequence ATGACTCGGGTGCCGCGTCCTGGCGACGTCATCGGCCGCTACCGCCTCGTGCGCGAGCTGGGTCGCGGCGGCATGGGCGTCGTGTACGCCGCCACCGACACCCGGCTGGACCGGCCGGCGGCGCTCAAGGTGATGCTCGGCCACATCGCGGGCGAGGAGGCCTTCCTCGCCCGCTTCGCCCGCGAGGCGGCGACCCTGGCCCGGATCGAGTCCGCCCACGTCATCGAGATCTACGACTACGGCGAGTGCGACGGCCTCCCGTACATCGCCACGCAGTACGTCGACGGCGGCGACCTCGGCTCCGCGCTCGCCGCCCGCGGCCCGCTGCCCCCGCGACCGGCGCTGGAGGTCTGCGCCCAGGTGGCCGAGGGCCTGGCCGCGACCCACGCGGCGGGCGTGGTGCACCGCGACGTGAAGCCCGGCAACATCCTGCTGCGCGACCCGGGCGCCGCCGACCTGCACGTCCACCTCTGCGACTTCGGCATCGCGCAGACCGCCGCCGCGAAGCTGACCGCGACGGGCGTCGTCGCCGGGACCTGGGCCTATCTCGCGCCGGAGCGGGTCCAGGGGGCGGCCGGCACGCCGGCCAGCGACGCCTACGCGGTGGGCTGCGTGCTGTGGGAGTGCCTCACCGGCGCCACGCCGTACGTCGGCACCGCCCTGCAGATGGCCTACGCGCACGTGTCGGCGCCGGTGCCGCAGCTCGCCGGGACGGGCGCGCTGGCCGAGGCGCTCAACCGGGTGCTCGGGCGCGCCCTCGCGAAGGATCCCGGGGAGCGCTACGACGACCTGCGGGCGATGGCCGGCGAGCTGCGCGCCGCCCTGTCGCTCACCGCGCTGCCCGGCTTCGAGCCCCGGGCGACGGTGCAGCCCGTCCCGCCGGCGCTGCCGCGGATGCGTCGCCGGCGCGGGCGCGTCCTGGCGGCGGTGGGAGCCGGCGTCGTCGTGGCGCTGGTCGCGGGTGGTGCGGTGTGGGCGGTACGCGGCGGCGACGAGCGCCCCTCCGGCGGCGCCGAGGAGCGGGGCCGGGCCGGCGAGGTGGTGACCGGCGACCTGGACGGCGACGGGCTCGGAGACCTGGCCGCGTCGACGGTGACGGTCGACGATCGCGAGGAGCGTGTCCAGTGGCGGTCGCGGGGCACGGCCTTCGGCACGGGGGAGCGGACGGCCGCGGAGGGCTATCTCGACGCTGTCGCGGGCGACTTCGACGGCGACGGGCGGCTCGACACCGCGCTCGTCTCGAGCTCGGTGGAGTACGAGCCGGCGTACGCGCTGATCGACTTCGGCGACGGCCGCGACGAGAAGGTGGCGATGGAGCTGCCGCAGGCGCCGCACGACCGCGGCGCGCAGCCGACCCTCGTGGGCGACTTCGACGGCGACGGCCGCGACGACCTCGCCTTCGCGATCCAGCCCGAGGACGCCGACGAGGCCCCGCCGCTGGACCTGGAGACCGGCCGGACCGCGACCCAGACCTGCACCCTGTGGGTGGTCCGCGACGTCGCGGGGAAGCCGCCTCCCGCCGAGTCCTGGCACGAGGGCGTCCCGTGCTTCGTCCCGGAGATGGCGGTGGGCGACCTGCAGGGCGACGGCCGCGCCGACCTCGTCGTCCTGATCGACCCGGACACGTCGTGGGAGGGCTCGGTGTCCGAGCGGCCCCGGCTGCTGCCGCTGCTCTCCGACGGGTCGAGCCTGGCCGCGGGCGCTCTCGTCGACCTGGCCGGCCAGCCCTACGGCCGGGTGCGGCTGACGGCGGGCGATCTCGACGGCGACGGCGACGACGAGGTCGTCGCCGCGGTCGAGGCGCCGGACGACGACGAGCAGGTGGGCGTCGCCGTCGAGGTCCGGGTGCACGGGGCAGACGAGAGCGGTGCTCTCGGGGACGGCCAGGTCTGGCTGAGCACCAGGCGCTACGAATGGGGGCTGGATCCCGCGCTGCTGTCGGTCTCCGACGTCGACGGCGACGGCCGGGACGACGTGCTGTTCGCGCTGGTGATCGACGACGCCCTGAGCTACCCGGAGGACGGGCCGCGGCCGGGCGAGGACGTGCCCGTCGACGTGCTGCTCTCCGACGGAGCCGCCCTCGCGGAGCCGGCCCAGTGGGCGGTCTGCGCCGGGTGTGCGGGCTACTTCAGCCTCTACGGGCCGGTCGCGGTCACCCGGTCGGGACAGTGA
- a CDS encoding Zn-ribbon domain-containing OB-fold protein yields the protein MSRTLSAPVTVSFDYTRSVGPVLGRFLTGLRDGRFVGALLSDGRVVVPPPEFDPLTHRATTDFVDVAETGTVTSWTWVSEPVAGQPFDRPFAFALVTLDGADAPLLHAVDVASPDEISTGLRVRARWAAERTGAITDVVFEPDTGTASALVPPATEGDVTGIVTPVSLDYTYAASPEESAFFRGLAEGRIVGQRCPQCRKVYVPPRPACPVDGVPTVEEIELSDTGTVTTFCIVNVPFLGQKITPPYVSAYILLDGADIALQHLILDIPVEEIRMGLRVKAVWRPREEWGTTIENISHFAPSGEPDADFDTYRHHL from the coding sequence ATGAGTCGCACCCTCTCGGCACCTGTGACGGTGTCCTTCGACTACACCCGATCGGTCGGCCCCGTGCTCGGCCGCTTCCTCACCGGGCTCCGCGACGGCCGGTTCGTCGGCGCCCTGCTCAGCGACGGTCGCGTCGTCGTACCGCCCCCGGAGTTCGACCCGCTCACCCACCGCGCGACGACCGACTTCGTCGACGTCGCCGAGACCGGCACGGTGACCTCGTGGACGTGGGTCAGCGAGCCGGTCGCCGGGCAGCCGTTCGACCGCCCGTTCGCGTTCGCGCTCGTCACGCTCGACGGCGCCGACGCGCCCCTGCTGCACGCGGTCGACGTGGCGAGCCCCGACGAGATCAGCACCGGCCTGCGGGTCCGGGCCCGCTGGGCCGCCGAGCGCACCGGCGCGATCACCGACGTCGTCTTCGAGCCGGACACCGGTACGGCGAGCGCCCTCGTGCCCCCGGCCACCGAGGGCGACGTCACCGGCATCGTCACGCCGGTCAGCCTCGACTACACCTACGCCGCCTCCCCGGAGGAGTCCGCCTTCTTCCGCGGCCTCGCCGAGGGCCGGATCGTCGGCCAGCGCTGCCCGCAGTGCCGGAAGGTGTACGTGCCGCCGCGGCCGGCCTGCCCGGTCGACGGCGTGCCGACGGTCGAGGAGATCGAGCTGTCCGACACCGGCACCGTGACGACCTTCTGCATCGTCAACGTGCCCTTCCTGGGCCAGAAGATCACGCCGCCCTACGTCTCGGCGTACATCCTGCTCGACGGAGCGGACATCGCGCTGCAGCACCTGATCCTCGACATCCCGGTCGAGGAGATCCGGATGGGCCTGCGGGTCAAGGCGGTCTGGCGGCCCCGCGAGGAGTGGGGCACCACGATCGAGAACATCAGCCACTTCGCGCCGAGCGGCGAGCCGGACGCGGACTTCGACACCTACCGGCACCACCTCTGA
- a CDS encoding LLM class F420-dependent oxidoreductase has product MKLGLQLGYWSAQPPQGVGELVAAAEDAGFDAIFTAEAWGSDAFTPLAWWGRETSRVRLGTSIVQMSGRTPASIAMHALTLDHLTNGRVILGMGVSGPQVVEGWYGVPFAKPLARTREVVSIIRQVLAREAPVTNAGPHHPLPYDGPGAVGLGKPLKPIVHPLRVDLPIWLGAEGPKNVAQTAEIADGWIPIFYTPKSAGMYQPWLDEGFARPGARRTRADFEIAATCHLQIVETSAQRQAVIEAMKPFVSLYMGGMGAKEQNFHHQVFTRMGYGELADEVQELYLSGEKDKATALIPDELVDDMHIIGTPVEVKERVAQWEETGVTTLLLSCRSAGEIRQIAELLA; this is encoded by the coding sequence ATGAAACTGGGCTTGCAGCTGGGGTACTGGTCCGCACAACCGCCGCAGGGCGTCGGCGAGCTGGTCGCCGCCGCGGAGGACGCCGGCTTCGACGCGATCTTCACCGCGGAGGCCTGGGGGAGCGACGCGTTCACGCCGCTGGCGTGGTGGGGCCGGGAGACCTCGCGGGTCCGCCTCGGCACCTCGATCGTCCAGATGTCGGGCCGCACGCCCGCCTCGATCGCCATGCACGCGCTGACCCTCGACCACCTCACGAACGGCCGGGTGATCCTCGGCATGGGCGTCAGCGGTCCCCAGGTCGTGGAGGGCTGGTACGGCGTGCCCTTCGCCAAGCCGCTGGCCCGTACCCGCGAGGTCGTGTCGATCATCCGGCAGGTGCTGGCCCGCGAGGCGCCGGTGACCAACGCCGGCCCGCACCACCCGCTGCCGTACGACGGCCCCGGCGCGGTCGGCCTCGGCAAGCCGCTCAAGCCGATCGTGCACCCGCTGCGCGTCGACCTGCCGATCTGGCTGGGCGCCGAGGGCCCCAAGAACGTGGCCCAGACCGCGGAGATCGCCGACGGCTGGATCCCGATCTTCTACACGCCCAAGAGCGCCGGCATGTACCAGCCGTGGCTCGACGAGGGCTTCGCGCGGCCGGGCGCGCGTCGTACCCGCGCCGACTTCGAGATCGCCGCGACCTGCCACCTGCAGATCGTGGAGACCTCGGCGCAGAGGCAGGCGGTCATCGAGGCCATGAAGCCCTTCGTCTCGCTCTACATGGGCGGCATGGGCGCCAAGGAGCAGAACTTCCACCACCAGGTCTTCACGCGGATGGGGTACGGCGAGCTGGCCGACGAGGTCCAGGAGCTCTACCTGTCCGGCGAGAAGGACAAGGCGACCGCGCTCATCCCCGACGAGCTCGTCGACGACATGCACATCATCGGCACGCCGGTGGAGGTGAAGGAGCGGGTCGCGCAGTGGGAGGAGACGGGCGTGACCACGCTGCTGCTCTCGTGCCGGAGCGCCGGTGAGATCCGGCAGATCGCGGAGCTGCTCGCCTGA
- a CDS encoding cytochrome b/b6 domain-containing protein, whose product MRLRNDEHGYGAVTRALHWVTVLLLAAQFVVGYTMEADDDRVVRVDCDPPGEDRSGGDTSDAEEDLLDRLEEECEERQERLEEAAEDRPSPAHVTLGLLLLVVALARVIWRRLTPLPPWDPRLGPAGRRLLHASEVSLLTMLFALPLTGLLLVIGSDDLVPLHVAAHVGFFAALAGHLAVVLGYRLLPRMLRL is encoded by the coding sequence ATGCGCCTGCGCAACGATGAGCACGGCTACGGCGCGGTCACCCGGGCACTGCACTGGGTGACCGTCCTGCTGCTCGCCGCGCAGTTCGTGGTCGGCTACACGATGGAGGCCGACGACGACCGTGTCGTGCGCGTCGACTGCGACCCGCCGGGCGAGGACCGCAGCGGCGGCGACACCAGCGACGCCGAGGAGGACCTCCTCGACCGGCTCGAGGAGGAGTGCGAGGAGCGCCAGGAGCGCCTCGAGGAGGCGGCGGAGGACCGGCCGAGCCCGGCGCACGTCACGCTCGGCCTCCTGCTGCTCGTGGTGGCGCTCGCGCGGGTGATCTGGCGCCGGCTCACCCCGCTGCCGCCCTGGGACCCGCGCCTGGGCCCGGCCGGCAGACGACTGCTGCACGCCAGCGAGGTCTCCCTGCTGACGATGCTCTTCGCGCTGCCGCTGACCGGGCTGCTCCTGGTGATCGGCTCCGACGACCTCGTGCCGCTGCACGTCGCCGCGCACGTGGGGTTCTTCGCCGCGCTCGCGGGGCACCTGGCGGTCGTGCTCGGCTACCGCCTGCTGCCCCGGATGCTGCGGCTCTAG
- a CDS encoding M24 family metallopeptidase: protein MSLVDADRIAALRDAEAKAAHLFAEIEARGLVVAGKTERQLSDEVRDLAGELLGVRRFWHKRIVRAGVNTLEPYRSNPPDRVVAPDDILFFDFGPLLEEWEADFGRTYVLGDDPHKHRLAADLPRIWEAGRAHFLATPDITGAQLFDHVLGLIAEAGWGHGAAHAGHLVGEFPHERINGDQLDCYITTDNDQPMRRADAAGHPCHWILEIHLVDRDRGFGGFFEQLLDI from the coding sequence GTGTCCCTCGTCGACGCCGACCGGATCGCCGCGCTGCGCGATGCCGAGGCCAAAGCCGCCCACCTGTTCGCCGAGATCGAGGCCCGCGGGCTGGTGGTCGCCGGGAAGACCGAGCGACAGCTCTCGGACGAGGTGCGCGACCTGGCCGGCGAGCTGCTCGGCGTCCGGCGGTTCTGGCACAAGCGGATCGTGCGGGCCGGCGTGAACACGCTCGAGCCCTACCGCTCCAACCCGCCCGACCGGGTCGTGGCCCCGGACGACATCCTCTTCTTCGACTTCGGACCGCTGCTGGAGGAGTGGGAGGCCGACTTCGGCCGGACGTACGTCCTGGGCGACGACCCGCACAAGCACCGGCTGGCCGCCGACCTCCCCCGCATCTGGGAGGCCGGCCGGGCGCACTTCCTGGCCACGCCGGACATCACCGGCGCACAGCTGTTCGATCACGTCCTCGGCCTGATCGCCGAGGCCGGCTGGGGCCACGGCGCCGCGCACGCCGGCCACCTGGTCGGCGAGTTCCCCCACGAGCGGATCAACGGCGACCAGCTCGACTGCTACATCACCACCGACAACGACCAGCCGATGCGCCGCGCCGACGCCGCGGGCCACCCGTGCCACTGGATCCTCGAGATCCACCTGGTCGACCGCGACCGCGGCTTCGGCGGGTTCTTCGAGCAGCTCCTCGACATCTAG